In Gymnogyps californianus isolate 813 chromosome 1, ASM1813914v2, whole genome shotgun sequence, the following are encoded in one genomic region:
- the TMEM50B gene encoding transmembrane protein 50B: MAGFLDNFRWPECECIDWSERRNAIASIVAGVLFFTGWWIMIDAAVVYPKPEQMNHAFHTCGVFSTLAFFMINAVSNAQVRGDSYSDGCLGRTGARVWLFIGFMLMFGSLIASMWILFGAYVTQNTNVYPGLAVFFQNALIFFSTLIYKFGRTEELWG; this comes from the exons ATGGCAGGATTCCTAGACAACTTCCGGTGGCCAGAATGTGAGTGTATTGACTGgagtgaaagaagaaatgccaTCGCTTCAATAGTTGCGGGTGTATTG tttttcACAGGTTGGTGGATAATGATAGATGCTGCAGTAGTTTACCCTAAGCCAGAACAAATGAACCATGCGTTCCATACCTGTGGGGTGTTTTCAACGCTAGCTTTTTTCAT GATAAATGCTGTATCAAATGCACAGGTGAGAGGAGACAGCTACAGTGACGGATGTTTAGGAAGAACAG GTGCTCGTGTCTGGCTCTTCATTGGCTTTATGCTGATGTTTGGTTCACTTATTGCTTCAATGTGGATTCTTTTTGGAGCATATGTTACACAGA ACACTAATGTTTACCCTGGATTAGCAGTGTTTTTCCAAAATGCGTTGATATTTTTCAG tACTCTGATCTACAAGTTTGGAAGAACAGAAGAGTTATGGGGATGA